In Microbacterium esteraromaticum, the following proteins share a genomic window:
- a CDS encoding MogA/MoaB family molybdenum cofactor biosynthesis protein gives MIAAAVVTVSDRSAAGVRADTAGPVAVAALREAGFACDDARIVPDGADAVEQALRELLGTGIRFVVTSGGTGVSPRDQTPEGTARVIERQLPGIAEELRRAGLASTPMSMLTRGLAGVVGEALIVNLPGSPKAVAEGMPIVLSTAAHVLSQLNGEDHR, from the coding sequence ATGATCGCCGCCGCCGTCGTCACCGTCTCAGACAGGTCGGCCGCCGGCGTGCGCGCCGACACCGCCGGTCCGGTCGCGGTCGCCGCGCTGCGGGAAGCGGGTTTCGCCTGCGACGACGCGCGGATCGTGCCCGACGGGGCGGATGCGGTGGAGCAGGCGCTTCGTGAACTGCTCGGCACAGGCATCCGGTTCGTCGTCACCAGCGGCGGCACCGGCGTCAGCCCCCGCGATCAGACGCCGGAGGGCACCGCGCGCGTGATCGAGCGGCAGCTGCCTGGAATCGCCGAGGAGCTGCGCCGCGCAGGTCTCGCCTCGACGCCCATGTCGATGCTGACCCGCGGCCTCGCCGGCGTCGTCGGCGAGGCCCTGATCGTCAACCTGCCCGGCTCGCCCAAGGCCGTCGCCGAGGGCATGCCGATCGTGCTGTCGACGGCTGCGCACGTGCTCAGCCAGCTCAATGGAGAGGATCACCGATGA